A single Desulfatibacillum aliphaticivorans DSM 15576 DNA region contains:
- a CDS encoding FG-GAP repeat protein, whose protein sequence is MILCKKGVLALLFCLCLTGFAGADAVYDNFGEGDAFVPDAGLGIGYVYGPFGFTMELERCIPITVTATGTDHYLDYAALPVVRYKTIQDLELSIREDAGGVPGDLVESQYFLAAESEAAVYTVPFSGVSILEEGKTYWAHLSYVDPDSRFNWLETANVITGTVASRIQKDHNWSTDVQEYAALRLTTTPLDPVGDALKDLSEGGDLHVFGREYQDKMSAEEGVFTGDVNGDNVPDLILTSCNGAGPDNLREGAGEVYVYFGSTGLEGIRDILGEEGPEPDLTIFGASEDDALGTGRAVAVGDVNGDHIQDLVLGAWQADGPLGNRCSGGEVYVIFGSNALTGTLELNDGGADLIVYGADCGDNLGRDGAIRLGDLNNDQIADLILAAPGADGPTDARDDCGEIYFIQGGAALSGTLDLAQGQWDGIVYGASMDDELGADGSLVLGDWNGDGTLDLAAGSPYADGPSDSRNGCGEAYVLAGADQAFPSLDLKFTAPTLRVYGGNSGDALTRYQAVASGDVNGDGVDDLVLGAPYADGSYNNRSNCGEVHVIYGADGLSGDRDLDLDESDVAILGADSGDYLGKYQGLSVGGLNGDGLDDIAMASTYASGPYNSRRSCGEAAVVFGSTSLPALVDLDADEQDLLVYGATSGDRLCNDGGLFTEDLNGDGIRDLVLASALADGPGESRSNCGEAYIIHGGAALSGTLDIFTGGQDVLIYGPGYNDRMTDGGALTAGDFNANGVPDVVLGAFRADGLYDSRTCSGEVFGLSDGRPPASAVTRQTDHAGDPLPEDYGTARVFIDYETGDGASLTQATLIRSKNNVDLGEETKTANVQWLIETDRENFSSTLIFHYLDAEVQGLDESKLQVFAAPEQGGEYSPLESVLDQEKNLLTVQGVTEFGAFAIAEGEPAPDDEECFIKALR, encoded by the coding sequence ATGATCCTTTGCAAAAAAGGGGTTCTGGCCCTTTTATTCTGCTTGTGTCTGACCGGTTTCGCCGGCGCGGACGCCGTCTATGACAATTTCGGAGAGGGCGACGCCTTTGTCCCGGACGCCGGGCTGGGAATCGGCTATGTTTACGGCCCGTTCGGGTTTACCATGGAGCTCGAAAGGTGCATTCCCATTACCGTGACGGCTACGGGCACCGATCATTACCTGGATTACGCGGCCCTGCCGGTGGTCCGGTACAAGACGATCCAGGACCTGGAGCTAAGCATCCGGGAGGACGCCGGCGGCGTTCCCGGGGATCTGGTGGAGTCCCAGTATTTTCTGGCGGCGGAGTCCGAGGCGGCCGTGTACACGGTTCCTTTCTCCGGGGTTTCCATTTTGGAGGAGGGCAAAACCTATTGGGCGCACCTTTCCTACGTGGACCCGGACAGCCGCTTCAACTGGCTGGAGACGGCCAATGTCATCACCGGAACAGTGGCCTCGCGGATTCAAAAGGATCATAACTGGAGCACGGATGTGCAGGAATATGCCGCGCTGCGCCTGACAACCACTCCGCTGGACCCGGTGGGGGACGCTCTCAAGGATTTGTCCGAGGGCGGCGACCTCCATGTGTTCGGCCGGGAGTATCAGGACAAGATGTCGGCCGAGGAGGGCGTTTTCACCGGAGACGTGAACGGCGACAACGTTCCCGACCTGATTCTAACCTCCTGCAACGGGGCGGGTCCGGACAACCTGCGTGAGGGCGCGGGCGAGGTCTATGTATATTTCGGTTCCACCGGCCTGGAGGGAATCCGGGACATCCTGGGCGAAGAAGGCCCTGAGCCGGACCTGACCATTTTCGGCGCTTCCGAGGACGACGCCCTTGGCACGGGCCGGGCCGTGGCTGTGGGGGATGTAAACGGAGACCATATTCAGGACTTGGTTTTGGGCGCCTGGCAGGCCGACGGACCTTTGGGAAACCGATGCAGCGGAGGCGAGGTCTACGTCATTTTCGGGTCCAACGCGCTCACCGGAACCCTGGAACTGAATGACGGCGGCGCGGACCTGATCGTCTACGGCGCGGACTGCGGCGACAACCTGGGACGGGACGGCGCCATCCGTCTCGGGGACTTGAACAACGACCAGATCGCCGACCTGATCCTGGCAGCCCCCGGCGCTGACGGCCCCACAGACGCCCGGGACGACTGCGGCGAGATTTATTTCATCCAGGGCGGCGCGGCGCTTTCAGGCACGCTGGACCTGGCCCAAGGCCAATGGGACGGAATTGTCTACGGCGCTTCCATGGACGATGAGTTGGGCGCGGACGGAAGCCTTGTTTTGGGGGATTGGAACGGAGACGGGACTTTGGACCTGGCGGCAGGCTCGCCTTATGCGGATGGTCCTTCCGACTCTCGAAACGGCTGCGGGGAGGCCTATGTCCTGGCTGGCGCGGATCAGGCTTTTCCCTCCTTGGATTTAAAATTCACGGCGCCGACCCTGCGGGTGTACGGCGGGAACTCGGGTGACGCTTTGACCCGGTATCAGGCCGTTGCTTCGGGCGATGTGAACGGGGACGGCGTGGACGACCTTGTCTTGGGCGCGCCCTATGCGGACGGATCGTACAATAACCGCTCCAATTGCGGCGAGGTGCACGTGATCTACGGCGCGGACGGCCTTTCCGGAGACCGCGACCTGGATCTGGACGAGTCGGACGTTGCGATCCTGGGCGCGGACAGCGGCGATTATCTGGGCAAGTATCAGGGCCTGTCCGTGGGCGGCCTCAACGGCGACGGCCTGGACGATATTGCCATGGCCTCGACCTACGCCAGCGGCCCTTATAATTCCCGCCGGTCCTGCGGCGAGGCGGCCGTTGTGTTCGGCTCAACTTCGCTTCCGGCCCTGGTGGATCTGGACGCGGATGAGCAGGATTTGCTGGTTTACGGCGCCACCTCCGGAGACCGGCTGTGCAATGACGGCGGCCTTTTTACGGAGGACCTGAACGGCGACGGGATCAGGGATCTTGTCCTGGCCTCCGCCCTGGCCGACGGCCCCGGAGAAAGCCGCAGCAACTGCGGTGAAGCCTACATCATCCATGGCGGGGCCGCTCTTTCCGGAACCCTGGACATCTTCACGGGCGGCCAGGACGTGCTCATCTACGGTCCGGGATACAACGATCGCATGACTGACGGCGGCGCCCTGACAGCGGGCGATTTCAACGCCAACGGAGTTCCCGACGTCGTATTGGGCGCCTTTCGCGCAGACGGCCTCTATGATTCCCGCACCTGCTCGGGCGAGGTCTTCGGGCTTTCCGACGGCAGGCCCCCCGCCTCAGCCGTAACAAGGCAGACTGATCACGCAGGCGACCCCCTACCCGAGGATTACGGAACGGCAAGAGTCTTTATTGACTATGAAACCGGCGACGGGGCCAGCCTGACCCAGGCGACCCTCATTCGCAGCAAAAATAACGTGGACCTGGGAGAGGAAACAAAGACGGCCAACGTGCAATGGCTTATTGAAACGGATCGCGAGAATTTCTCCTCAACCCTGATTTTCCACTATCTGGACGCGGAGGTTCAGGGCCTGGACGAAAGCAAGCTCCAGGTGTTCGCCGCTCCGGAGCAGGGCGGGGAGTACTCCCCCCTGGAATCGGTTTTGGATCAGGAGAAAAATTTGTTGACCGTGCAGGGCGTGACTGAGTTCGGAGCCTTCGCCATCGCCGAGGGCGAGCCCGCCCCCGACGATGAGGAATGCTTTATCAAGGCCTTGCGTTAA
- a CDS encoding ABC transporter substrate-binding protein yields the protein MKMKGVCVLCALVIFLGIGFSAAAEEGDPISVVVVNSYNWGYPWSDGIVQGIEDVMIGYNIALTHLQMDTKRNTSEEFKKEAAKKVQAWIQANKPELIIAVDDNASKYLIAPYYKNSYPPVVFCGVNWDASEYGFPCRNVTGMVEITPVSKILAQLKPHAKGSTIGFLGPDTLTSRKEAENIEKHLNLKLVKYFSKDASDWKKGFAQLQDKADMLLLDSDGGLYADQAGALQSFALANTKIPAGTAFDFMAPYALIAYCKSPEEQGRWAAQTAVKILKGASPSSIPIAQNQEADLIINMPIAKKLGVTFPYDLLSTAEKVIE from the coding sequence ATGAAAATGAAAGGCGTTTGCGTCCTCTGTGCATTGGTGATTTTTTTGGGAATCGGGTTCAGCGCTGCAGCCGAGGAAGGCGATCCCATAAGCGTGGTGGTCGTCAATTCCTATAATTGGGGCTATCCATGGAGCGACGGGATCGTCCAGGGGATTGAGGACGTTATGATCGGGTACAATATCGCCCTGACCCATCTTCAAATGGACACCAAACGCAACACCAGCGAGGAGTTTAAGAAAGAGGCTGCCAAAAAGGTGCAGGCGTGGATCCAGGCGAATAAGCCGGAACTGATCATCGCCGTGGATGACAACGCCTCCAAATACCTTATCGCTCCCTATTATAAAAATTCGTACCCCCCGGTGGTTTTTTGCGGCGTTAACTGGGACGCTTCGGAATACGGATTTCCCTGCCGAAACGTCACGGGCATGGTGGAAATCACGCCTGTTTCCAAAATTCTCGCCCAGCTAAAGCCCCATGCCAAAGGGTCGACCATCGGCTTTCTGGGGCCGGACACCCTTACGTCTCGCAAGGAGGCGGAAAACATCGAAAAACATTTGAACCTGAAACTGGTTAAATATTTCTCCAAAGACGCTTCGGACTGGAAAAAAGGCTTCGCCCAACTGCAGGATAAAGCGGACATGCTGTTGCTGGACAGCGACGGCGGCTTGTACGCAGACCAGGCCGGGGCGTTGCAATCCTTTGCCCTGGCCAACACGAAAATACCTGCAGGAACCGCCTTTGACTTCATGGCCCCGTACGCCCTCATCGCCTATTGCAAGTCTCCCGAGGAGCAGGGAAGATGGGCCGCCCAAACCGCGGTGAAAATACTTAAGGGAGCCTCTCCAAGCAGCATTCCCATCGCCCAAAATCAAGAGGCGGATTTGATCATCAACATGCCCATTGCCAAGAAATTGGGCGTCACGTTCCCCTATGACCTGCTGAGTACTGCGGAGAAGGTTATCGAATAG
- a CDS encoding C-GCAxxG-C-C family protein, translating to MTMNKQEVADKAFSLAKSYEKKSGGCSQCSLAGIFDALGVEDTAIFKAATGLADGVGLTGDGHCGALSGGVLAIGYFFGRDKENFDDITKLVPANILAKKLHARFTEKYGTCRCHDLQTSFFGRFFNLYDPEDMKAGMEAGMLERCSTLAGEVAQMAVEIILDAQEKAART from the coding sequence ATGACCATGAACAAGCAGGAAGTTGCGGATAAAGCCTTTTCCCTGGCTAAAAGCTACGAAAAGAAAAGCGGCGGGTGCTCCCAGTGCTCCCTGGCCGGAATCTTTGACGCCCTGGGCGTGGAGGATACGGCGATATTCAAGGCCGCCACAGGCCTGGCCGACGGCGTGGGACTCACCGGCGACGGCCATTGCGGCGCCCTTTCCGGCGGGGTTTTGGCCATCGGATATTTTTTCGGCCGGGACAAGGAAAACTTCGACGACATCACCAAGCTGGTTCCCGCAAACATCCTCGCCAAAAAGCTCCATGCCCGATTCACGGAAAAATACGGAACCTGCCGTTGCCACGACCTTCAAACCTCGTTTTTCGGCCGGTTCTTTAACCTCTACGACCCCGAGGACATGAAGGCCGGAATGGAGGCAGGCATGCTGGAGCGCTGCTCCACCCTGGCCGGAGAGGTCGCCCAAATGGCCGTGGAAATCATCCTGGACGCCCAGGAAAAGGCGGCAAGAACATAG
- a CDS encoding enoyl-CoA hydratase/isomerase family protein translates to MQTEDFKDILYDKGDDGVVTLTLNTPKRKNALSAYSFLELYWAMEHFEKAPEAGVMIITGARNPDSNDPAKEAYSSGGYFSTDVLEGLPDEILQQIDLTDIAQKRFTMKMFNCCKPIIAAVNGLAMGGAFTMTLAGCDLVYMSEHAWVQMPFSKLGLVPELASTYFLPRLLGFQKAKEILYFSKKLTAADCLELGLANAVLPHDELLDYAREQARKLTPPGGAGLAIQEMKRILHKPHAHEVAQALDLENEGLNKLWSTEDFMEGVMSRIERRPPVYRGK, encoded by the coding sequence ATGCAAACGGAAGATTTCAAGGACATCCTTTATGACAAAGGCGATGACGGCGTCGTCACCCTGACCTTAAACACCCCCAAAAGAAAAAACGCCTTGAGCGCCTATTCCTTTCTGGAGCTTTACTGGGCCATGGAGCATTTTGAAAAGGCCCCCGAGGCCGGCGTGATGATCATCACCGGCGCCAGGAACCCGGACTCCAATGATCCGGCTAAAGAGGCGTATAGCAGCGGCGGGTACTTTTCCACCGACGTCCTGGAAGGGCTGCCCGATGAAATTCTGCAGCAAATCGACCTGACGGACATCGCCCAAAAACGCTTTACGATGAAAATGTTCAACTGCTGCAAGCCCATTATTGCGGCCGTCAACGGCCTGGCCATGGGCGGCGCCTTTACCATGACCCTGGCCGGCTGCGATCTGGTCTACATGTCCGAACACGCCTGGGTGCAGATGCCTTTTTCAAAACTGGGACTGGTTCCCGAACTGGCGTCCACCTATTTTCTGCCTCGGCTGCTGGGTTTTCAAAAAGCCAAGGAAATCCTTTATTTTTCCAAAAAATTGACCGCCGCCGACTGCCTTGAACTGGGTCTGGCCAATGCAGTGCTGCCCCATGACGAACTCCTGGATTACGCCAGGGAGCAGGCCAGAAAACTGACGCCTCCCGGCGGCGCAGGCCTGGCCATCCAGGAAATGAAGCGCATCCTTCACAAGCCCCATGCCCATGAGGTCGCCCAGGCCCTGGACCTTGAAAACGAAGGGTTGAACAAGTTATGGAGCACGGAAGATTTCATGGAAGGGGTGATGTCCAGGATAGAAAGGCGTCCGCCGGTTTACCGGGGCAAGTAA
- the scpB gene encoding SMC-Scp complex subunit ScpB, translating to MDNLKYIIESLLFISSTPLSMERLRQSIPEADSKMIRTALETLGREYELRGGGFALHHVAGGYQLRTRPEYAQWIKRLHQSQPVRLSKPALETLAIIAYRQPVLRSDIEYIRGVDSGGVLKMLMEKQLIRVLGRDTDKPGRPMIYSTTKKFLEVFDLKDLTELPTLKELEELGLSKKQKDEDDYDPDDLSPALPDAAGFAEFQNRRNLTPLEPPNLGAGELVEFAEPDQEDQEQDQDQASRDYALDEDRYPEGMDFSGDSNHDGEDDQEEDWDQLEETWDEPELSPDEEDDFSSEPDDEDPMDDFSEDDYDDRDFAEDFDDSEEDYSGEEDSWDGDDLPEDEED from the coding sequence ATGGATAACTTAAAATACATCATAGAATCCCTTTTGTTCATCTCGTCCACGCCCCTTTCCATGGAGCGGCTGCGCCAGTCCATTCCCGAGGCGGACTCCAAGATGATACGGACCGCCCTGGAAACTCTGGGCCGGGAATACGAACTCCGGGGCGGAGGCTTCGCCCTTCACCACGTGGCCGGAGGATACCAGTTGCGCACACGCCCGGAGTACGCTCAATGGATCAAGCGCCTGCATCAGAGCCAGCCTGTGCGCCTGTCCAAGCCGGCCCTGGAAACCCTGGCCATCATCGCCTATCGCCAGCCGGTTTTGCGGAGCGACATCGAATACATCCGCGGCGTGGATTCGGGCGGCGTTTTAAAAATGCTTATGGAAAAGCAGTTGATCCGCGTGCTCGGCCGGGATACGGACAAGCCCGGCAGGCCCATGATCTACTCCACCACCAAAAAATTCCTGGAAGTCTTCGATCTGAAGGATTTGACCGAACTGCCCACGCTTAAGGAGTTGGAGGAACTGGGCCTGTCCAAAAAACAAAAAGACGAAGACGACTATGATCCCGACGATCTCTCCCCGGCCCTGCCCGATGCTGCGGGATTCGCGGAATTCCAGAATCGCCGCAACCTCACCCCGCTGGAGCCGCCCAACCTGGGCGCCGGAGAGCTCGTGGAATTTGCAGAGCCGGATCAGGAGGATCAGGAGCAAGACCAAGACCAAGCCTCCCGGGATTACGCCCTGGACGAAGACCGGTATCCCGAAGGCATGGATTTTTCCGGGGACTCGAATCATGATGGCGAGGACGACCAGGAGGAGGATTGGGATCAGTTAGAGGAAACCTGGGATGAGCCCGAACTCAGCCCGGACGAAGAGGATGATTTTTCCTCCGAACCGGACGACGAAGATCCCATGGACGATTTTTCGGAAGACGATTACGACGACCGGGATTTCGCCGAGGATTTTGACGATTCCGAGGAGGATTATTCCGGGGAGGAAGACTCCTGGGACGGGGACGATCTCCCGGAGGATGAAGAGGATTAG